In the genome of Vicia villosa cultivar HV-30 ecotype Madison, WI linkage group LG7, Vvil1.0, whole genome shotgun sequence, one region contains:
- the LOC131620815 gene encoding biogenesis of lysosome-related organelles complex 1 subunit 1 — translation MEERDVKMHANSKGLEASLHNLIQLHHHKSLILANQSEKSKKDAIRKAERVSDLLVEAVNGGVQDSFIYQKRIELEIRALAGTITRFTKQTDQWLNATHSLNTAIKEIGDFENWMKIMEYDFKSINAAIQNIHQE, via the exons ATGGAAGAACGCGATGTTAAAATGCACGCAAATTCAAAGGGATTGGAAGCTTCATTACACAATTTGATTCAACTTCACCATCACAAATCTCTCATACTTGCAAATCAATCCG AGAAATCGAAGAAAGACGCGATTAGGAAAGCGGAACGCGTTTCGGATCTATTGGTGGAAGCTGTGAATGGTGGTGTTCAAGATTCTTTCATTTACCAAAAGAGAATTGAGCTTGAAATTCGTGCTCTTGCTGGTACCATTACTAGGTTTACCAAACAAACGGATCAGTGGCTTAATGCTACTCATTCCCTCAACACAGCTATCAAG GAAATTGGAGACTTTGAGAATTGGATGAAGATCATGGAATATGATTTTAAAAGTATCAATGCAGCTATACAAAACATTCACCAAGAGTGA